The following proteins are co-located in the Flavobacterium sp. CECT 9288 genome:
- the secG gene encoding preprotein translocase subunit SecG has translation MSTFSIFLVLITIVCFLLIVVIMVQNPKGGGLSSNIGGSQMLGGVQKTTDFLDKSTWTLATILILLILFSSLSFTGTLSDTDSKIIENTSTTAPTTPAVPVQNAPATPAPAK, from the coding sequence ATGAGCACATTTTCAATTTTTTTAGTTTTAATAACTATAGTATGTTTTTTATTAATCGTAGTTATAATGGTTCAAAACCCTAAAGGTGGTGGATTATCTTCAAACATTGGAGGTTCTCAAATGTTAGGCGGAGTTCAAAAAACTACTGATTTTTTAGATAAAAGTACATGGACTTTAGCAACAATCCTTATATTATTGATCTTGTTTTCAAGTTTAAGTTTTACAGGAACGCTTAGCGATACTGATTCTAAGATAATTGAAAATACAAGTACTACTGCGCCAACTACTCCAGCTGTACCAGTACAAAACGCTCCAGCTACTCCAGCTCCAGCAAAATAA
- the groL gene encoding chaperonin GroEL (60 kDa chaperone family; promotes refolding of misfolded polypeptides especially under stressful conditions; forms two stacked rings of heptamers to form a barrel-shaped 14mer; ends can be capped by GroES; misfolded proteins enter the barrel where they are refolded when GroES binds): MAKDIKFDIEARDGLKRGVDALANAVKVTLGPKGRNVIIGKAFGGPNVTKDGVTVAKEIELKDPLENMGAQMVKEVASKTNDLAGDGTTTATVLAQAIVKEGLKNVAAGANPMDLKRGIDKAVEAIVADLAQQAKVVGSDSEKIKQIASISANNDEVIGELIATAFAKVGKEGVITVEEAKGTDTYVDVVEGMQFDRGYLSPYFVTNSEKMEVELENPYILLYDKKVSSLKELLPVLEPVAQSGKPLLIIAEDVDGEALSTLVVNKLRGALKIAAVKAPGFGDRRKAMLEDIAILTGGTVISEERGYTLENTTIEMLGTSKKVTIDKDNTTIVSGAGDADMIKNRVNQIKGQMEATTSDYDKEKLQERLAKLAGGVAVLYVGAASEVEMKEKKDRVDDALHATRAAVEEGIVAGGGVALLRAKNVLSSIIADNADEATGIQIVSRAVEAPLRTIVENAGLEGSVVVAKVAEGSGDFGYNAKTDEYVDMLAAGIIDPKKVTRVALENAASVAGMILTTECALIDIKEENAGGGMPMGGGMPGMM; the protein is encoded by the coding sequence ATGGCAAAAGATATAAAATTTGATATAGAAGCACGTGACGGATTAAAACGTGGTGTTGATGCATTAGCAAATGCTGTAAAAGTAACATTAGGACCAAAAGGACGTAATGTAATCATTGGAAAGGCATTTGGTGGACCAAACGTAACCAAAGATGGTGTTACTGTAGCCAAAGAAATTGAATTGAAAGACCCATTAGAAAACATGGGAGCTCAAATGGTAAAAGAAGTCGCTTCTAAAACAAATGATTTAGCTGGAGACGGAACTACAACTGCAACTGTTTTGGCACAAGCAATCGTAAAAGAAGGCTTGAAAAACGTAGCTGCAGGAGCAAATCCAATGGACTTAAAGAGAGGAATTGACAAAGCGGTTGAAGCCATCGTTGCCGACTTAGCACAGCAAGCAAAAGTAGTAGGAAGTGATTCTGAGAAAATCAAACAAATTGCTTCTATCTCTGCTAACAATGATGAAGTAATTGGTGAGTTAATCGCTACTGCTTTCGCAAAAGTTGGAAAAGAAGGAGTGATTACGGTTGAAGAAGCTAAAGGTACTGATACGTATGTTGATGTAGTAGAAGGAATGCAATTTGACAGAGGATACCTTTCTCCTTATTTTGTAACTAATTCTGAAAAAATGGAAGTAGAATTGGAAAATCCATACATACTTTTATATGACAAAAAGGTTTCTTCACTGAAAGAATTATTACCAGTTCTTGAGCCAGTTGCTCAATCTGGAAAACCATTATTGATTATCGCTGAAGATGTAGATGGAGAAGCTTTATCAACACTAGTAGTAAATAAATTACGTGGAGCCTTGAAAATCGCTGCTGTAAAAGCACCTGGTTTTGGTGACAGAAGAAAAGCAATGTTAGAAGACATCGCTATCTTAACTGGTGGAACTGTAATTTCTGAAGAAAGAGGATACACTCTTGAAAACACTACTATTGAAATGTTAGGTACTTCTAAAAAAGTAACTATTGATAAAGACAATACGACTATTGTAAGTGGTGCTGGGGATGCAGACATGATTAAAAACCGTGTAAACCAAATCAAAGGTCAGATGGAAGCAACAACATCTGATTACGATAAAGAAAAATTACAAGAGCGCTTGGCTAAATTAGCTGGTGGTGTTGCTGTACTTTATGTAGGAGCTGCATCTGAAGTTGAAATGAAAGAAAAGAAAGACAGAGTTGATGATGCTTTACACGCAACTCGTGCTGCAGTAGAAGAAGGTATTGTTGCTGGTGGTGGTGTTGCATTATTAAGAGCTAAAAATGTTCTAAGCTCAATTATTGCAGACAATGCTGATGAAGCAACAGGAATACAAATTGTATCCCGCGCTGTAGAAGCTCCGTTGAGAACTATTGTAGAAAATGCTGGTCTTGAAGGTTCAGTAGTAGTAGCAAAAGTTGCTGAAGGTTCAGGAGATTTTGGCTACAATGCTAAAACTGACGAATATGTAGATATGCTTGCTGCTGGTATTATTGATCCTAAAAAAGTAACACGTGTAGCTTTAGAAAATGCTGCATCAGTAGCTGGTATGATTTTAACTACCGAATGTGCTCTAATTGACATTAAAGAAGAAAACGCTGGTGGCGGAATGCCAATGGGTGGTGGTATGCCAGGGATGATGTAA
- the groES gene encoding co-chaperone GroES translates to MNLNIKPLSDRVLIEPMAAETKTASGIYIPDTAKEKPQKGTVVAVGNGTKEHTMTVKIGDTVLYGKYAGTELKLEGVDYLIMREDDILAIV, encoded by the coding sequence ATGAATTTAAACATTAAACCACTTTCGGATAGAGTTCTAATTGAGCCTATGGCTGCTGAAACAAAAACAGCATCTGGCATCTATATTCCTGATACTGCCAAGGAAAAACCTCAAAAAGGAACCGTTGTTGCGGTAGGAAACGGAACAAAAGAGCATACGATGACAGTGAAAATTGGAGATACCGTACTTTATGGCAAATATGCTGGTACAGAATTGAAACTAGAAGGTGTTGACTACTTAATTATGCGTGAAGACGACATTCTAGCGATAGTATAG
- a CDS encoding tetratricopeptide repeat protein: MNVTDFTHLINNPDSIQVQQTQDLDQIIDEFPYFQSARALQLKGLYNQDSYKYNYALKRTAAHTTDRSILFDFITSETFISIHTSLYEKKAKEIQEIQVIDSEIIAPEKKVEPSVNTLEKSILNSITKSSIVEPAERSHQIEEKLAIGTPLDFSKQEQHSFQEWLQLSRTEPIKRDETAPEPETLMDEEKRKKLELIDKFIETSPKITPGKHGVTTPITIDINTTDNSSLMTETLARVYLEQKKYQKAIQAYEILILKYPEKSSFFANRISDIKILQHNNN, from the coding sequence ATGAATGTAACTGACTTTACCCACTTAATCAACAATCCGGATTCCATTCAGGTGCAACAAACACAAGATTTAGATCAGATAATAGATGAATTTCCGTATTTTCAAAGTGCAAGAGCGCTTCAATTAAAAGGACTTTATAACCAAGACAGTTACAAATATAATTACGCACTTAAACGTACAGCTGCCCACACCACAGATAGATCTATATTATTTGATTTCATAACATCCGAAACTTTTATTTCTATTCATACTAGCTTGTATGAGAAAAAAGCAAAGGAAATTCAAGAGATTCAAGTAATTGACAGTGAAATTATTGCTCCAGAAAAAAAAGTAGAACCAAGTGTAAATACTCTTGAAAAATCAATTTTAAATTCCATTACTAAATCTAGTATTGTTGAACCTGCGGAACGATCCCATCAAATAGAGGAAAAACTGGCCATAGGAACTCCACTTGATTTTTCAAAACAAGAGCAACATTCGTTTCAAGAATGGCTTCAATTATCTCGTACCGAGCCTATAAAACGTGACGAAACAGCACCTGAACCAGAAACTTTAATGGATGAGGAAAAAAGAAAAAAACTAGAACTAATTGACAAGTTTATTGAGACCAGTCCAAAAATCACACCCGGAAAACATGGAGTAACAACACCTATTACCATTGATATCAATACAACTGATAATTCATCATTAATGACCGAAACGCTCGCACGAGTATATTTGGAACAAAAAAAATATCAAAAAGCAATTCAAGCTTATGAAATATTAATTTTGAAATATCCAGAAAAAAGTAGTTTCTTTGCGAACCGCATTTCGGATATTAAGATTTTACAACATAATAATAATTAA
- a CDS encoding LptE family protein, whose protein sequence is MKYLKFVLVLLFASSFQGCSVYNFTGTGKIDAETFQVGFFQNNAELIEPGIDRTFTLELQDLIQNQTNLNLVKNSADLTYEGEIVEYRISPMTATADQRAAQNRLTVRVNVRFTNKKKETDNFEKPFSFFFDYPADQQLTGATLNNALKEIFERITQEIFNESLAKW, encoded by the coding sequence ATGAAATATTTAAAATTCGTACTTGTATTATTATTTGCTTCTTCTTTCCAAGGATGCTCCGTGTATAACTTCACAGGAACTGGCAAAATAGACGCCGAAACTTTTCAGGTTGGTTTTTTTCAAAACAATGCTGAACTTATTGAACCTGGTATTGATAGAACTTTTACACTTGAACTTCAGGATTTAATTCAAAATCAAACTAATTTAAACTTAGTAAAAAACAGTGCCGATTTGACTTATGAGGGAGAAATAGTAGAATACCGTATTAGTCCCATGACCGCTACTGCTGATCAACGTGCTGCGCAAAACCGACTAACAGTAAGAGTAAATGTACGTTTTACAAATAAAAAGAAAGAAACAGATAATTTTGAAAAACCATTCTCATTTTTCTTTGACTACCCAGCTGATCAACAACTTACTGGAGCAACATTAAACAATGCTTTAAAAGAAATTTTTGAAAGAATTACACAAGAAATTTTTAATGAATCATTAGCAAAATGGTAA
- the miaB gene encoding tRNA (N6-isopentenyl adenosine(37)-C2)-methylthiotransferase MiaB, which produces MEKIIEESKQGESLVLENKPENTKKLFIESYGCAMNFSDSEIVASILSGNGYNTTQVLEDADLVLVNTCSIRDKAEQTIRKRLEKYNAVKRINPKMKVGVLGCMAERLKSQFLEEEKIVDLVVGPDAYKDLPNLLQEVEEGRDAINVILSKDETYGDISPVRLMSNGITALVSITRGCDNMCTFCVVPFTRGRERSREPQSIMAEVQDLWDKGFKEITLLGQNVDSYLWYGGGLKKDFENASEMQKATAVDFDQLLEMVAVGFPKMRIRFSTSNPQDMHESVLHVIAKHPNICKHIHLPVQSGSNRILKEMNRLHTREEYMTLIDKIRTIIPNCSISQDMIAGFPTETEEDHKDTMSLMEYVKYNFGYMYSYSERPGTLAGRKMEDDVPEETKARRLQEIVDLQQKHAWFRSEEFIGQTVEVLVEKVSKKSTEEFSGRNSQSITVVFPKENYNIGDFVNVKITSCTSGTLKGEAVGYSEMN; this is translated from the coding sequence CGGATAGCGAAATTGTAGCTTCCATTTTATCTGGAAATGGATATAATACCACTCAAGTTCTGGAGGATGCCGACTTAGTTCTGGTAAATACCTGTTCTATACGCGATAAAGCAGAGCAAACCATTAGAAAACGTTTAGAAAAATACAATGCCGTTAAACGCATTAACCCTAAAATGAAAGTTGGGGTTTTGGGGTGTATGGCAGAGCGTTTGAAAAGTCAATTTCTTGAGGAAGAAAAAATTGTAGATCTTGTTGTAGGTCCTGATGCTTACAAAGATTTACCCAATTTATTACAAGAAGTTGAGGAAGGCAGAGATGCTATAAATGTTATTTTATCAAAAGACGAAACCTATGGCGATATTTCTCCGGTTAGATTGATGAGCAATGGGATTACGGCCTTAGTTTCTATCACTCGTGGTTGCGATAATATGTGTACTTTTTGTGTAGTGCCTTTTACCCGTGGACGTGAACGCAGTCGTGAACCTCAAAGTATCATGGCAGAAGTTCAAGATTTATGGGACAAAGGATTTAAAGAAATTACATTACTTGGACAAAATGTAGATAGCTACCTCTGGTACGGTGGTGGTTTGAAAAAGGATTTTGAAAATGCTAGCGAAATGCAAAAAGCTACAGCTGTTGATTTTGATCAATTGCTTGAGATGGTTGCTGTAGGTTTCCCTAAAATGAGAATTCGATTTTCAACTTCTAACCCACAAGACATGCATGAAAGTGTATTGCATGTAATTGCTAAGCATCCTAATATTTGCAAGCACATTCATTTACCGGTTCAGTCTGGAAGTAACCGAATCCTCAAAGAAATGAATCGTTTACACACTCGTGAAGAATACATGACTTTGATAGATAAAATTAGGACTATAATACCAAATTGCTCTATTTCGCAAGATATGATTGCAGGATTTCCAACAGAAACTGAAGAGGATCATAAAGACACAATGAGTTTAATGGAGTACGTGAAGTATAATTTTGGCTATATGTATTCGTATTCTGAACGTCCAGGAACATTGGCTGGAAGAAAAATGGAAGATGATGTCCCAGAAGAAACTAAAGCCCGTAGATTACAAGAAATTGTAGATTTACAACAGAAACACGCTTGGTTTAGAAGTGAAGAATTCATAGGTCAAACAGTAGAAGTTTTAGTCGAAAAAGTTTCTAAAAAATCAACAGAAGAATTCTCTGGAAGAAATTCGCAGAGTATAACGGTAGTTTTTCCAAAAGAGAATTACAACATTGGAGATTTTGTAAATGTCAAAATTACTTCTTGCACAAGCGGAACTTTAAAAGGGGAAGCGGTTGGATATTCTGAAATGAATTAG
- a CDS encoding sigma-54-dependent Fis family transcriptional regulator yields the protein MESVQSIKQRFEIIGNDPKLNRAIEKAIQVAPTDITVLVTGESGVGKENIPRIIHSLSHRKHGKYIAVNCGAIPEGTIDSELFGHEKGAFTGATSTREGYFEVADGGTIFLDEVGELPLTTQVRLLRVLENGEFIKVGSSQVQKTDVRIVAATNVNLFDAIEKGKFREDLYYRLSTVDITLPPLRDRKDDIHLLFRKFVADFAHKYKMPPLKLEESAVHLLQKFRWSGNIRQLRNVAEQISVLETSRDITSSTLQSYLPEQGSNLPSVIKDKKSENDFSTEREILYKVLFDMKSDLNDLKKLTLELIQNGSSKVQETNQSLIKKIYGSKENDNEIDFEESPRTNQITTLNNESLYQEPEDNYLFAETIEEEETLRLEQKEIEMIKKSLEKNKGKRKAAADELGISERTLYRKIKQFDL from the coding sequence ATGGAATCAGTACAATCAATAAAACAGCGCTTCGAGATTATTGGGAATGACCCAAAACTGAATCGTGCCATTGAAAAAGCCATACAAGTTGCCCCAACTGATATTACCGTGCTGGTAACCGGTGAAAGCGGCGTAGGAAAAGAAAACATACCTAGAATCATACACTCGCTTTCTCATAGAAAACACGGAAAATACATTGCCGTAAACTGTGGAGCAATTCCAGAGGGAACCATAGATAGTGAACTTTTTGGTCATGAAAAAGGAGCGTTTACAGGCGCTACAAGTACCAGAGAAGGCTACTTTGAAGTAGCTGATGGTGGTACCATTTTCCTTGATGAAGTGGGCGAATTACCCCTTACCACCCAAGTACGCTTGTTGCGTGTTCTTGAAAATGGTGAGTTTATTAAGGTAGGTTCCTCTCAGGTACAGAAAACTGATGTTCGAATTGTGGCAGCTACCAATGTTAATTTATTTGACGCCATAGAAAAAGGAAAATTCAGAGAAGATTTATACTACAGATTGAGTACCGTTGATATCACCTTGCCTCCTTTAAGAGATAGAAAAGACGATATTCACTTATTATTCAGAAAGTTTGTTGCTGATTTTGCACACAAATATAAAATGCCACCACTAAAATTAGAGGAAAGTGCTGTTCACTTGTTGCAAAAATTTCGTTGGAGTGGTAACATTCGTCAGTTGCGAAACGTGGCTGAACAAATTTCAGTTTTAGAAACAAGCAGAGACATCACCTCCTCTACTTTACAATCTTACTTACCAGAACAAGGCAGCAACCTACCCTCTGTAATCAAGGATAAAAAAAGTGAAAACGATTTCAGTACCGAAAGAGAAATTTTATACAAAGTCCTTTTTGATATGAAAAGTGATTTGAATGACTTGAAAAAATTGACTCTGGAACTGATTCAGAATGGAAGTTCAAAAGTGCAAGAGACCAATCAAAGTTTGATCAAAAAAATATACGGTTCTAAGGAAAATGACAACGAAATAGACTTTGAAGAATCCCCTAGAACCAACCAAATTACAACCTTGAATAACGAAAGTTTGTACCAAGAACCTGAAGATAATTATTTATTTGCCGAAACAATCGAGGAAGAAGAAACCCTGAGACTCGAGCAGAAAGAAATAGAAATGATCAAAAAATCATTAGAAAAAAACAAAGGAAAACGAAAAGCCGCTGCTGATGAACTAGGAATATCCGAACGTACTTTATATAGAAAAATTAAACAATTTGACTTGTAA